Within Bacillus sp. E(2018), the genomic segment TTCTGCAGGCGGTGGTTCTTCTTCTGTCTCTTCAGGACCATCGGAAAGCACAACAGAGATTGTAGCACCTTTTTCAACTTGAGAAAAAGGTGAAGGAGTTTGAGAGATCACTCGACCTTTTTCAACTGTATCAGAAAACTCTTTAGAGAATTCAACCGTTAGACCAGCATTGTCAGCAAACGTTTTTACATCTTGTTCAGATGCACCGATCAAGTTCTCAACTTGAACTGACGGCGTTCCTGAACTAACCGTTAGTGTAACTTCGGTCTCTGCAGGTGTTACTTTTTCATCGCGATCAGGACTTTGTTCGAGCACGGTACCTTCAGGTTCAGAGTCTGACTCTTCATAGTTGATATTGATCTGTGAAAAGCCATCTTCTTTTAAACGTTCTTTCGCATCTTCTATATTATACCCTTCAACATCAGGCATATTTTCTTTTTCAGGTCCTTTTGATACAAACAAAGTAATGATTGCTTGTTGTTTTACTTTTGTTCCAGGAGATGGATCTTGTCTTACTACAAGGCCCTCTTCAATCTCGGGATCAAATACTTCCTGCCTTTTCACTTCAAGTCCTTCGGCTCTCAAGCTATCAAAAGCATCGACATATTCTTCTCCCGCAACATCTGGAACACTGACCTCTTCAACATAAAAGATTGAAGGCATCATCGTAAAAGCAGCTATTCCAGCTCCACCTAGTAAAAGAAGTGAGATAAGTAAAATAAGCCACCAGTTTCGTTTTTTCTTAGGTTTCTCAGGCTTTGTTTCTTTTGCCTTTTCTCCTTCAGCTTCCACTTTCTTCACTGGTGTTTCAACGGGTGGTACGACGATAGGAGGGATGTACTTCGTTTTTTCATCTTCCTCGCTTTCTTCGTTCCACTTTTGTTCATACATGCGGTCTGGATCTAAGGCTGAATTCATATCGCTCAAGAGTTCATCAGCACTGTTATATCTTCTTAATGGGTTTTTCGCCAACGATTTCAAGACGATGTTCTCTACACTTTGTGGGATCTCAGGATTTAACCTTCGCGGTTCGATCACGTTTTCTTGCAGGTGCTTTAACGCAACAGAAACCGGTGAATCTCCTACAAACGGCACTCTCCCTGTAACCATTTCATAGAGTACAGCTCCAAATGAATAGATATCCGATTTTGCGTTCGCAATACCTCCTCTTGCTTGTTCAGGTGAAAAATAATGAACAGAACCAAGAATAGAGTTGGTATGCGTGATCGTAGCTGAAGTAATGGCGAGCGCGATCCCAAAGTCTGTTAACTTAGCTGTACCGTTATCTGTAATTAATATATTATGCGGTTTAATATCGCGATGTATGATTCCATAATCATGAGCGACCGACATTCCTGAAACGATCTGCTTCATAATATGCAAGGATTCTTCTACAGATATTTTTCCGTGTTCTTTTATGTATTGCTTTAATGTTTTTCCCTGCACATACTCCATCACGATAAAGTAGATCTCTTCGTCTTCTCCAACATCATAGATGCTCACAATGTTCGGATGGTTAAGACTCGTTGCTGATTCAGCTTCTCTTTTAAATCGTCTGATGAAATCTTCGTCTTTATTAAACTCTGAACGCAGAACTTTTACTGCTACATCTCTATCTAAAATTAAATCTTTTGCTCGATAAACGATGGCCATTCCGCCGTCACCAATAACTTCTAAAAGCTTGTAGCGGCCACTGACTCTTTTTCCTATCATGTTATTGCTTCCCCTTTTGTTTCTGTGTCAGAACTATTCTGTATAAGGATAGCAGTAATGTTATCTTCTCCACCGGCATCTTTTGCCAAAGTGATTAATCGTTCTACTTTCTCAGTTACAGACTCCATAGGATTTTGAAAAACTTCTTGAATCCGTTTAGATGATACTTTATCTGATAGTCCGTCAGAACAGAGCAAAAGATAGTCACCGTTCTGCCAAGTGATTGTGTTAAACTCAGCTTCAACGGTTTCATCAGTACCAACAGCTTTCATAATCATGTTTCGTCTTGGATGGATCTCTGCCTCATCCTCCGTAATCTGACCAGATTTCACTAATTCCTGGACAAGTGAGTGATCATCCGTTACTCGTTTTAGTTCACCGTTTGAATACAGATAACATCGGCTGTCACCGATATGAGCGACTGTAATTTCTTTATTCGTACCTAAAGCAGCCACAACTGTAGTGCCCATACCTCTCGTCTCAGGATTCTCCTGAGAAAAATCAAAGATATGTTTATTCGTGTCTTTTAAAACATTCTGAATCCATTCTTTTACGTTTTCCATATTTTCTTCAAATTGAGACCATGCTTCTTTCATCACTTTTAGGGCTTCTTGGCTCGCGATATCGCCAGCTTTATGTCCACCCATACCATCTGCGATAACTGCAAGAAAGTGTTCACCCTTTGTGAACACTTCCCCGCTGTCTTCATTATGCTTCCTTACCATTCCAACGTCTGTTTGAAAGGCAATTTGCATCTTCCCGTCACCTCGTCTCTTCTTTACGTTCCTTCGCACGCAGCTGACCGCATGCAGCATCAATATCATGACCTTGTTCTCTTCTGATGGTGGCATTAATGCCTCTTGAGGTTAACGTCTCTAAGAACTTAAAAATTTGTGTTTTTGGTGTTCGGACATAGTCTCTTTCTGGTACATAGTTAACAGGAATAAGGTTTACGTGACACTTAATATCTTTGATAAGATCGGCTAACTCGTTCGCATGTTCTACAGAATCGTTAACTTTACCGAACAAACCATATTCAAACGTCACACGTCGTCCTGTCTTTTTAATATAATAACGAATTGAATCCATCAATTCATTTAATGGATACATTCTGTTCACCGGCATCAATCGGCTTCTCGTCTCTGTGTTCGCTGCATGCAAGGAGATTGCAAAGTTGATCTGCATACCTTCGTCCGCGAACTTGTAGATGTAAGGTACAACACCACTCGTTGAAATCGTAATGTGTCGAGCTCCGATATTAAGGCCTTGATCGTGGTTGATAATCTTTAAGAACGACATAAGTCCTTCATAGTTATCAAAAGGCTCACCGATCCCCATAACAACTACTGAACTTACTCTTTCTTCTGTTTCATCAAGTGCCCGCTGAACTTGAAGAACTTGAGCTACGATCTCACCAGCTAGTAGATTTCTTTTCAGTCCACCTAATGTAGAAGCGCAGAACGTACAACCTAAACGGCACCCTACTTGAGTTGTTACACAAATACTATTTCCATATTCATGTCTCATAAGAACCGTTTCGATCGAATAACCGTCTTGAAGCTCAAACAAAAATTTAATCGTGCCATCTGAAGATTCCTGACGCACAACTTCTTTTAATGGTTTGATATAAAAATCTTTCTCAAGCTTCTCACGAAGACCTAATGGAAGGTTCGTCATTTCCTCAAAAGAAGACACACGTTTTTTATACAGCCATTCAAAAATCTGTTTCCCTCTGAACTTTGGTTCTCTAATATCAATAAGCCACGCTTCTAACTCATGAAGTTCTAAAGAAAAGATAGAAGGTTTGATATTTGGTTTTGTTTGTTTCTCTGTTAAAGGTTTAAGCATGTTTCTCACCACCTGTTGTCTTTTTTCTGTATGCAGCTATATAGAATCCGTCACTATTAAAATAATGAGGCATGATCTGAAGATCTGATCTACCATCTATTATATAGGATTTTATATTCCTAGGCATTTTTTCCGCAAATTGGCTATCCCACTCGAAATCCGGATGGTTTGTTAAGAACCAATCTGCAACATTATCGTTTTCTTCTTTATCTACTGTACACGTACTGTACACGAGTAATCCGCCTTCTTTGACCATATCTGAAGCTGCATGCAAAATATCTCTTTGTATGCTAGTCAATCTCGTCACATCTTCTTCAGTTTTTGACCATTTGAGGTCAGGCTTTTTACGAATAACACCAAAACCACTGCACGGCGCATCAACGAGAACTCTATCAAAAGATCCAGATTCAAACTCTTCCGATACTTTTCGTGCATCTAAAACGGATGCTTCGATATTTTCAAGTCCAAGACGTTCTGCTTGTCTTTTGATCAAGTCAATCTTATGAGCATGAAGGTCAAGTGAAACTACTTTTCCTTCTCCTCGCATCAGTTCTGCCATATGTGTTGACTTTCCACCTGGTGCGGCGCAAGTATCAAGAATTGTTTCTCCAGAAACAGGATTAACGGCCCGTGCCACTAACATTGAGCTTTCGTCTTGGATCGTTACGAGACCTTGTTTATAAACTTCAGTAGCTGGAAGATAGCCTTCTTTAACAATGATACCCTCAGGAGACAATTCTCCTTCTTCTGCTACGATTCCTTCTTCTAAGAGAAGCTCTAAAACGTCTTTTCGAGTGCTTTTTTTCGTGTTCACTCTTGCGGTCACAGGAGAAGCTAATAAGTTAGATTGTGCCATCTTCTCCGCATCCTCTTGTCCGAACTGTTCTCTCCAGCGGTCAAACAACCATTGAGGCATACTATATGAAAGAGCTTCTTTTTCCGCGCCTTCTCCAGCTTTCTTATCCATGGCTTCAGTACCTTCTCGCTGAAGTTTACGCAAAATACCGTTTACAAGGCCTGCTAGTCCTTGATTTCCGCGTTCTTTCGTTATCTCTACAGCCTCATGAATGATCGCATGATCTGGAACTCTATCTAAATATAACATCTGAAAAATAGATAGTCTCAGTAATGAAAGAACCCACCGATCTTTTTTCTTGATCGGTTTGTTCAACAATTGATCTAAATAAAAATCAATCGTGTTTTTTCGTTGTATTGTACCGTACACGATATTTGTTAATAGTGCTTTATCTACATTCTTCAACTTTGAATGCTGCAATGTTTGATTCAGTTGTAAATTACTATAAGCCTGGTTTTGTTCTATTTTAAGTAAGACGTCCAGGGCGACAGCTCTAATGTTGTTATCCAACTCTACTCACCTAACCTCAAGCCTTTTGAAATGCTTGCTCCTTTAAGATAATCACTTGCTAACATTCTCTTTTTACCAGAGAGCTGCAAGTCTGTAATAATAATACTTGTTTTGTTTCCAGTTGCGACCTGAAGACCCTTTTCGTGAATACCGATTACAGTCCCAGGTTCAGCATCATCACTTGTTTCTTTCTTTTCACCCCACCACACCTTAAGTGGCTGTCCGTTCAAATACGTATAAGCAACTGGCCATGGGTGTAACCCACGAATGTGGTTATAAATTTCTTCACCAGATAATGTCCAATCGATCTTTTCTTGATCACGAGTGATGTTCCAAGCAAATGAAACTTCCTCAGCTACTTGTGGCACAGGGGTTAGTTTTCCTTCAACAAGTTGAGGAATGGTTTCAGACAATAACTTTGCGCCAGCTGAACTCAACTTATCGTGCATCGAACCAACGTGATCATTTTCTTCGATTTCAACTTCAACTTGGGTAAGTATATCACCTGCATCTAATTTTTCAACCATATACATGATCGTGATTCCAGTCTTATCGTTTCCTTCCATAATACTTTTGTGGATCGGAGCACCCCCACGATACTTTGGAAGCAATGATGCATGTACGTTGATACAACCATGTTGAGGTGTTTCAAGGATCGCTTTTGGTAAAATCTGTCCATATGCTGCTGTGACGATTAAGTCTGGTTGAAGAGCGATGATGTCTTCATAGTCTTCTCGCAGTTTAATAGGCTGATACACAGAAATTCCATGTTTTAACGCTTCTTCTTTAACAGGAGTTTGCTTGATCTCTTTTTTTCTGCCTACGGGCTTGTCAGGTTGTGTGACAACACCCACGACATTGTAGCCATCTTCCACGAGCTGACGAAGAACAGGTACGGAAAAATCAGGCGTTCCCATAAATAATACTTTCATGCTTATCCCTCCAGTTCTTCCGTTTCGTAATATTCGATTACTTTTGATGTAAATAAGATCCCATGCAGATGATCGATTTCATGTTGGATGGCACGCGCAAGAAAATCACTTACTTCTATAGTGAACGCTTTTCCATTTACGTCTTGAGCTGTAACAGTAACGTTAAACGGACGTTCGACTTCACCGAACAATCCTGGAAAACTCAAACATCCTTCTGGGCCACTTTGGCTTCCAGATGCGTTCTTGATAACAGGGTTTATTAGAACAAGTTGACCCGTGTCATCACCAATATCTACAACTGCGATCTGTTCTGCAATTCCGATCTGAGGTGCAGCAAGCCCTACACCTTCTGCCTCATACATCGTTTCAAACATATCTTTTACTAATTTCTTTAACTTTTTATCGAATGTTTTTACTAATTCACATTCAGTCTCTAAAACGGGATGTGGATGTTCTACAATTTTAAGAATGGTCATTTTGTATCTCCTTAACTCGTTACATAAGTGTTTGGGCGTTTAAATCACCCGTTATCTGAAGATCTTTGATCTCTTTATCTTTTTGGAAATGAGCGATAATTTCTTCAAACCAAGTTCTTAGCTTCGGCTCATTTTTGTATTTTATCATGACCTGATAGCGATATCTATCTTTCACACGTGCTATCGGCGAAGTTACAGGTCCAAGAAGCAGACTATCCTGTGATAATCTTTTCGATAGATAAGTGGCTGCTTTCTCACTCGCTTCAACCACTTGCATGAGGTCAAGATGACTGAATGTTAACAATCCTAAATAATAAAAAGGTGGATACTGATGAAGTTTTCGCGTTTGCATCTCTTGATTATAAAAGGTGTGATAATCGTGCTTTGATGCTAGTTGAATGCTGTAATGCTGTGTATCATACCCTTGTACAATTACCTTTCCCTCAAGTTCGTGTCTGCCTGCACGTCCGCTCACTTGTGTAAGGAGCTGAAAGGTTTTTTCTGAAGCTCTAAAGTCTGGCAAATGAAGCATCGTATCAGCTGCCAAAACACCTACTAATGTTACTTTTGGAAAATCTAGTCCTTTCGCGATCATCTGTGTGCCGAGCAAAATATCAGCTTCACCATTTTCAAAAGCGGTCAGCAGCTTTTCGTGACTGCCTTTCTTTGAAGTCGTATCAACATCCATCCGAATCACACGTGCTTCAGGAAGGACTTTTGCAAGTTCTTCTTCCACTTTCTGTGTTCCTGTTCCAAAAAAACGGATATGTTCGGAAGTACAACTCGGACAAACAGAAGGTGTACTCTCTTTATAACCGCAATAATGGCATTTTAATTCACCAAAACGCTTGTGATAGGTTAAAGAAATGTCACAGTGAGGACATTGTGCTACATATCCACAATCTCTGCAAAGAATAAATGAAGCATAGCCTCTTCGGTTTAAGAACAATACCGACTGTTCTCCTTTTTGAAGTCCGTTTTTCAGCTTGTCCATCAAAGCAAGGGAAAACATTGAGCGGTTGCCGTTCTTCAGTTCTTCTCTCATATCTACTATGGTGACTTCTGGCATTGGATTAGCATGTACACGACTAGCTAGTTCCGCTAATTGATAACGTCCTTTTTGAGCTCTTGCATAGGTCTCGAGTGCTGGTGTCGCGCTTCCAAGTACGATCGGACACGAATGATAGTTACCTCTCCATATCGCCACATCTCGAGCATGATAACGTGGGTGATCTTCTTGTTTATAACTTGTTTCATGTTCTTCGTCTATAATGACGATTCCTAAGTTTTGGAACGGAGCAAAGATTGCCGATCTCGCTCCTACAACAACAGATACTTCTTTTCTAAGAATTTTTCGCCATTCATCATATTTTTCTCCAATCGACAACCCGCTATGAAGAACCGCAACCGCACTACCGAAACGACCTTTAAAGCGGTTTACCATCTGCGGTGTTAAAGAGATCTCAGGTACGAGTACGATAGCTTCTTTTCCTTTATCCAGGACATTTTGGATGGACTGCAGGTAGATCTCTGTTTTTCCACTTCCCGTTACACCATGGAGAAGGACGGTTTCATGTTCATTGTTCTCGATAGCATGAAGAATCGGCTTAATCGCCTCTCCTTGATTATCTGTTAATGGAAGAGGCTGTGTTCGTTTCATCGTACGTCCTTGGAACGGATCACGATAAACCTCTTTTTCTTCTATAGAAAGGATCCCTTTTTTTGATAGAGTTTGTGCGGTTGAGAGAGTTGCTCCTGTTTCATTTAAAATTTCCTGCAGAGAGTACTCTCCATCTGGCCGATGTAAGAGTTCTAAAAGAATCGCCTTCTGTTTTTCAGCGTTCTTATTCAACTTTTGAACTTGATTTTCAGTTAAAGCTCGATCTCTTATAGAAACGAATTTTTGCTTCTTTTTGTTCGCTTTATTTTTCACTTTATAGACAACATCAAGTACTCCTTCTTTTGCCAACGACTGCAATAGTGGTAACAGTTCAGGTTTTGATTTTGTCAAATCACTTACAGTAATCTCGTTGTTAACTGAAAGAAGCGAAGTGATCGAATCAGGAAGTTTATCTGACTTCATCACTTGAAATAACTTTTCATAAGTAGCTTTCATCGCAGCAGGTAACATAGCTTGATAAGCCGTAATATAAAAACTAAGTGTGCTTTCAGCCAGCCACCTTCCTAAGTCAATCAGTTCGGACGTTAATACTGGCAACGGGTCTAGAATCTCCGTAATGTTTTTCATACCTTTTACCGTGGACGTTGATTTCACCTCTAAGATAAAACCTTGAAGCTTTCTCGGCCCAAACGGAACGATAACACGCATCCCAGGTTCAGCCCATTTTTCCCAGACTGCTGGAATTTTATAGTCAAAGGTTTTGTTTACACTTCCCGAAGGAACATCGACTACGACTGCAGCAATCATCTTTTCATCAATTCCATTACTTCTACTAATATTTCATGAGCTGCATTTTCCTTTGACAGAATCGGAAGTACCTTCTTAGATCCATCCTTTTTGATCATGATAATCTCATTTGTGTCGCTTCCAAAACCAGATCCTTCTTTTGACACATCATTACCTACAACCATATCTAGGTTTTTTCGAATCATCTTATCTTTTGCGTAGTTCTCAAGATTCTCTGTCTCAGCCGCAAATCCTACTAAGATTTGATGTTCTTTTTTCTCACCAAGTGACTGTAAAATATCAATCGTCTTTTTCATCTCAATCGTCCAGAGATCGTTTTTCTTTTTAAATTTCTTTGAATGAACCGTGACAGGTGTATAATCTGCTACAGCTGCACATTTAATAACAACATCTTGTTCATGAAAACGAGACATTGTCGCTTCAAACATATCTTTAGTAGAAATGATTTTTTCAATTGTGATGCCTTGAGGTTCAGGCAGTGCGGTTGGTCCTGTAACTAGGGTCACATCTGCACCAAGTTTTTTTGCAACTGATGCTATCGCATATCCCATCTTGCCTGAAGAATGGTTTGTAAAATAACGAACAGGATCCAATTCCTCTCTAGTTGGACCAGCTGTTACGAGTATTTTCTTTCCTTTTAACGGCTTGTCCCCATCCTTTTTTTCATTAAAATAGGCATGAACAGATTCTATGAGTTCTTCAGGTTCGGCGAGTCTTCCTTTACCGATCCATCCACATGCTAAAAGCCCTTCGTTCGGTTCTATGAAACGCCATCCGAATGAAGCTAAAGTTTCCATATTCTTTTTAACTGCAGGATGGTTGAACATGTTTACATTCATTGCAGGTGCGATTAAAACGTCTGCTTTCGTTGCGAGCAATGTTGTTGTAAGCATGTCATCTGCGATTCCGTTAGCAAGCTTACCGATAGAGTTTGCTGTCGCTGGAGCGATCAAAACAAGATCTGCCCAATCTGCAAGGTCGATGTGACTAACAACTGAAGGATTTTTTTCCTCAAACGTATCTGTATAAACTTCTTCTCTTGTCAGCGTTTGAAAGGTAAGTGGTGTGATGAACTTTTGTGCAGATTCGGTAAGGATCACTTTTACTTCGTATCCATTTTGATATAATCTGCTTGCTACTGTCGCCGCTTTATATGCAGCTATTCCGCCTGAAACAGCTAGCAATATTTTTTTCTTTTCCATAATGAACCCCTTCCGCCGCGCTTGTCTTATACATGCTAACTCTATTTTACAGCATTTATATGTATTAAAAAAATGGATTGAATTCGGTCGAGAACAAAAAAATAACAACCTTTAGTCAAGGTTGTATATTTTTTCGCTTGTTCTATTAATCTTCGGGTGTTTCTCCGACTTTCATCAATACACCGGATTGAATTTCTTCAAGTGCTTTACCGACAAACTTGTGTGATACAGGTTTTGCGATCTGCTGATTATCGTATTTTTGGATCTCTCTAGCGCGCTTAGAACTAAGAGTAACTAGTGAGTATTTTGAATCTATCTTTTCCATAAGAGAATCGATGGATGGATATAGCATTATTTGTCATCTCCTAAAATTTTTTCGTATTTTGGACGAACTCGGTCCACACGGCAATGCTCAGTAGTAATAATCGCTTTGATTCGATTGCAAGCAGCATCGATCTCATCATTCACAACTGAATAATCATAGTGTCTCATGAGTTCGATTTCTTCTTTAGCTACAGACATGCGGTTGTTGATTAAATCTTCCGTCTCAGTTCCGCGTCCAACAATACGACTTCTTAGTTCATCGAGACTTGGCGGTGTTAAAAAGATGAACACACCTTCTGGAAAAATATTTTTCACTTGAAGAGCACCTTGTACTTCGATCTCTAAGATAACATCTTTACCTTCATCAAGCGTACTATTCACATATTCAATCGGTGTTCCATAATAATTTCCAACATATTCTGCCCACTCGAGCAGCTGTTTGTTTTCAATCATATCTAGGAACTCTTCTTTTGTTTTAAAGAAGTATTCTACCCCATGCCGTTCGCCTTCACGCGGATTTCTAGTCGTTGCTGAAACGGAATATTGAATGTCCAGCTTTTGTTCACGAAGTGCTTTACACACCGTTCCTTTTCCAACACCCGACGGACCGGAAAGAACAAACAGAATGCCTCTTTCTTTTTCCATAAAAACCTCCACAACCTAACTTTCTTCTGAGCCCTCGTCAACCGACATCAGTCTGTGAGCTACTGTTTCAGGCTGAACAGCTGACAAGATGACATGATCACTGTCAGTCACAACAACCGCTCTCGTTCTGCGGCCATATGTAGCATCAATCAGCATGTTTTTTTCTCGTGCGACCGTGATTAATCGTTTAATCGGTGCAGATTCAGGACTGACTACCGCGATAATTCGGTGAGCAGCAACAATATTTCCGTACCCAATATTAATTAATTTCATCTTCAAACGCCCCTAACCTGCTACTATTCTAGCCAAATGGAATAACGGGTCATACGCTAATTGTACGATATTGTGAAAAACTGTACACATGTTCTTATATTTTAGCACATAAATCCTGAAATCTAAACTAATTTCCCTATTTTTAAGGAAATAGCGTAAAAAAGTTGCTAGCGACTTCTTCGATCATGTTCAGCTTCGGATTTGGGATGAAGTCTCGAATCGCTCATAAAAGTCTAGAATCGCTCATAAAAGTCTAGAATCGCTCATAAAAGTCTAGAATCGCTCATAAAAGTCTAGAATCGCTCATAAAAGTCTAG encodes:
- the pknB gene encoding Stk1 family PASTA domain-containing Ser/Thr kinase; amino-acid sequence: MIGKRVSGRYKLLEVIGDGGMAIVYRAKDLILDRDVAVKVLRSEFNKDEDFIRRFKREAESATSLNHPNIVSIYDVGEDEEIYFIVMEYVQGKTLKQYIKEHGKISVEESLHIMKQIVSGMSVAHDYGIIHRDIKPHNILITDNGTAKLTDFGIALAITSATITHTNSILGSVHYFSPEQARGGIANAKSDIYSFGAVLYEMVTGRVPFVGDSPVSVALKHLQENVIEPRRLNPEIPQSVENIVLKSLAKNPLRRYNSADELLSDMNSALDPDRMYEQKWNEESEEDEKTKYIPPIVVPPVETPVKKVEAEGEKAKETKPEKPKKKRNWWLILLISLLLLGGAGIAAFTMMPSIFYVEEVSVPDVAGEEYVDAFDSLRAEGLEVKRQEVFDPEIEEGLVVRQDPSPGTKVKQQAIITLFVSKGPEKENMPDVEGYNIEDAKERLKEDGFSQININYEESDSEPEGTVLEQSPDRDEKVTPAETEVTLTVSSGTPSVQVENLIGASEQDVKTFADNAGLTVEFSKEFSDTVEKGRVISQTPSPFSQVEKGATISVVLSDGPEETEEEPPPAEEEQPAEDRKVTKDIEVKVDKRDREPVTVKIVYSDKNASNEVFVEESITDKKKYQLPLTIAEGGSASYVVYINGQEEESETINYDDARGASGRMSSDDEEGDDGD
- a CDS encoding Stp1/IreP family PP2C-type Ser/Thr phosphatase; the protein is MPPSEENKVMILMLHAVSCVRRNVKKRRGDGKMQIAFQTDVGMVRKHNEDSGEVFTKGEHFLAVIADGMGGHKAGDIASQEALKVMKEAWSQFEENMENVKEWIQNVLKDTNKHIFDFSQENPETRGMGTTVVAALGTNKEITVAHIGDSRCYLYSNGELKRVTDDHSLVQELVKSGQITEDEAEIHPRRNMIMKAVGTDETVEAEFNTITWQNGDYLLLCSDGLSDKVSSKRIQEVFQNPMESVTEKVERLITLAKDAGGEDNITAILIQNSSDTETKGEAIT
- the rlmN gene encoding 23S rRNA (adenine(2503)-C(2))-methyltransferase RlmN, coding for MLKPLTEKQTKPNIKPSIFSLELHELEAWLIDIREPKFRGKQIFEWLYKKRVSSFEEMTNLPLGLREKLEKDFYIKPLKEVVRQESSDGTIKFLFELQDGYSIETVLMRHEYGNSICVTTQVGCRLGCTFCASTLGGLKRNLLAGEIVAQVLQVQRALDETEERVSSVVVMGIGEPFDNYEGLMSFLKIINHDQGLNIGARHITISTSGVVPYIYKFADEGMQINFAISLHAANTETRSRLMPVNRMYPLNELMDSIRYYIKKTGRRVTFEYGLFGKVNDSVEHANELADLIKDIKCHVNLIPVNYVPERDYVRTPKTQIFKFLETLTSRGINATIRREQGHDIDAACGQLRAKERKEETR
- the rsmB gene encoding 16S rRNA (cytosine(967)-C(5))-methyltransferase RsmB; protein product: MDNNIRAVALDVLLKIEQNQAYSNLQLNQTLQHSKLKNVDKALLTNIVYGTIQRKNTIDFYLDQLLNKPIKKKDRWVLSLLRLSIFQMLYLDRVPDHAIIHEAVEITKERGNQGLAGLVNGILRKLQREGTEAMDKKAGEGAEKEALSYSMPQWLFDRWREQFGQEDAEKMAQSNLLASPVTARVNTKKSTRKDVLELLLEEGIVAEEGELSPEGIIVKEGYLPATEVYKQGLVTIQDESSMLVARAVNPVSGETILDTCAAPGGKSTHMAELMRGEGKVVSLDLHAHKIDLIKRQAERLGLENIEASVLDARKVSEEFESGSFDRVLVDAPCSGFGVIRKKPDLKWSKTEEDVTRLTSIQRDILHAASDMVKEGGLLVYSTCTVDKEENDNVADWFLTNHPDFEWDSQFAEKMPRNIKSYIIDGRSDLQIMPHYFNSDGFYIAAYRKKTTGGEKHA
- the fmt gene encoding methionyl-tRNA formyltransferase, whose translation is MKVLFMGTPDFSVPVLRQLVEDGYNVVGVVTQPDKPVGRKKEIKQTPVKEEALKHGISVYQPIKLREDYEDIIALQPDLIVTAAYGQILPKAILETPQHGCINVHASLLPKYRGGAPIHKSIMEGNDKTGITIMYMVEKLDAGDILTQVEVEIEENDHVGSMHDKLSSAGAKLLSETIPQLVEGKLTPVPQVAEEVSFAWNITRDQEKIDWTLSGEEIYNHIRGLHPWPVAYTYLNGQPLKVWWGEKKETSDDAEPGTVIGIHEKGLQVATGNKTSIIITDLQLSGKKRMLASDYLKGASISKGLRLGE
- the def gene encoding peptide deformylase, whose protein sequence is MTILKIVEHPHPVLETECELVKTFDKKLKKLVKDMFETMYEAEGVGLAAPQIGIAEQIAVVDIGDDTGQLVLINPVIKNASGSQSGPEGCLSFPGLFGEVERPFNVTVTAQDVNGKAFTIEVSDFLARAIQHEIDHLHGILFTSKVIEYYETEELEG
- the priA gene encoding primosomal protein N', giving the protein MIAAVVVDVPSGSVNKTFDYKIPAVWEKWAEPGMRVIVPFGPRKLQGFILEVKSTSTVKGMKNITEILDPLPVLTSELIDLGRWLAESTLSFYITAYQAMLPAAMKATYEKLFQVMKSDKLPDSITSLLSVNNEITVSDLTKSKPELLPLLQSLAKEGVLDVVYKVKNKANKKKQKFVSIRDRALTENQVQKLNKNAEKQKAILLELLHRPDGEYSLQEILNETGATLSTAQTLSKKGILSIEEKEVYRDPFQGRTMKRTQPLPLTDNQGEAIKPILHAIENNEHETVLLHGVTGSGKTEIYLQSIQNVLDKGKEAIVLVPEISLTPQMVNRFKGRFGSAVAVLHSGLSIGEKYDEWRKILRKEVSVVVGARSAIFAPFQNLGIVIIDEEHETSYKQEDHPRYHARDVAIWRGNYHSCPIVLGSATPALETYARAQKGRYQLAELASRVHANPMPEVTIVDMREELKNGNRSMFSLALMDKLKNGLQKGEQSVLFLNRRGYASFILCRDCGYVAQCPHCDISLTYHKRFGELKCHYCGYKESTPSVCPSCTSEHIRFFGTGTQKVEEELAKVLPEARVIRMDVDTTSKKGSHEKLLTAFENGEADILLGTQMIAKGLDFPKVTLVGVLAADTMLHLPDFRASEKTFQLLTQVSGRAGRHELEGKVIVQGYDTQHYSIQLASKHDYHTFYNQEMQTRKLHQYPPFYYLGLLTFSHLDLMQVVEASEKAATYLSKRLSQDSLLLGPVTSPIARVKDRYRYQVMIKYKNEPKLRTWFEEIIAHFQKDKEIKDLQITGDLNAQTLM
- the coaBC gene encoding bifunctional phosphopantothenoylcysteine decarboxylase/phosphopantothenate--cysteine ligase CoaBC, coding for MMEKKKILLAVSGGIAAYKAATVASRLYQNGYEVKVILTESAQKFITPLTFQTLTREEVYTDTFEEKNPSVVSHIDLADWADLVLIAPATANSIGKLANGIADDMLTTTLLATKADVLIAPAMNVNMFNHPAVKKNMETLASFGWRFIEPNEGLLACGWIGKGRLAEPEELIESVHAYFNEKKDGDKPLKGKKILVTAGPTREELDPVRYFTNHSSGKMGYAIASVAKKLGADVTLVTGPTALPEPQGITIEKIISTKDMFEATMSRFHEQDVVIKCAAVADYTPVTVHSKKFKKKNDLWTIEMKKTIDILQSLGEKKEHQILVGFAAETENLENYAKDKMIRKNLDMVVGNDVSKEGSGFGSDTNEIIMIKKDGSKKVLPILSKENAAHEILVEVMELMKR
- the rpoZ gene encoding DNA-directed RNA polymerase subunit omega codes for the protein MLYPSIDSLMEKIDSKYSLVTLSSKRAREIQKYDNQQIAKPVSHKFVGKALEEIQSGVLMKVGETPED
- the gmk gene encoding guanylate kinase; this encodes MEKERGILFVLSGPSGVGKGTVCKALREQKLDIQYSVSATTRNPREGERHGVEYFFKTKEEFLDMIENKQLLEWAEYVGNYYGTPIEYVNSTLDEGKDVILEIEVQGALQVKNIFPEGVFIFLTPPSLDELRSRIVGRGTETEDLINNRMSVAKEEIELMRHYDYSVVNDEIDAACNRIKAIITTEHCRVDRVRPKYEKILGDDK